The following DNA comes from Anaerolineae bacterium.
CAAAAGGTTACCTCTTTTCAGGTCAAGGTTAGAGCTGAAAGGGCGCAGGAGCATCCCAAGGTTTACACTCAATTTCACCTGGAATACATCGTAAAGGGCCAGGGCATTTCGGAGGAAGGCCTCAAAAGGGCTATACAGTTATCCAGGGAAAAATACTGCTCCGTGGGGGCTATGCTGGAAAAGGCTGCTCCCATCTATACTTCTTACACCATCATTGAGGAGGGTTAAAATCTGGCCAGATAGGAGGCCGCTGGCAAAGTTATGGACAGGCTAACGGCCGCGCGGTAGAGAGCGCACCGCCTTTTTGGTCCTGTGAAAATCCGGGGGATAAAGGCCAGCAAGGCCAGGAGAGGATTAACTTTTATAAAGATGATTAGCGCCAGAACTCTTTCCACAGCTCCCAGGAACCGCTGGGTTGGTTCCACCTTAATAAGATGGCGGGAGTGGGAACAGGCGGGGCTTATTTCTACCACCATTTTCTCCAGCAACGGCACCACCCATATCAGGAAGATGAAGAGGATGAGGGCCAGGATAAGTTTAAGAGGCCATGCAAGGGCTGCTGGGTGGGCAAGCTCCCCCCAAGGAATGGGAATGCCAAAAGCAGCCATGGCCCCCATGATAAGTCCGATGTGAAGGAGTTGATCTCCAAGGAAGGAGGCCAGCTCTTCCAGTGGGCTTCGAGCGCGCCAGTAATAGCGCGCCCAGTCTGAAGCCAGATGCATTAACGAAAGAAGAAAAGCAATAGCCCATCCTTTCGCTGGATAACCCCATGTCAGGGCAAAAGTCCAAAAAGTCACTACTCCGGCGTGGATCAAAAGGCCCTTATAGCCTTGTTTCTTCAAGGCGACAAGCCCAGCCGATTGGAACACAAAATCGCCTAGCATATGGGCCAGTAGCAGTCTCAGAAAGAGTTCCATGGAGGCATCTTCTCCTTTCGGAGAAATTATATTCAACCCGTTAAGGGAGGACAAATTGAGCCGGGATTTAGTGGGATTTGCCCTTGTAGCCATAGCAGCTCTTCTGTGGGCCACCCTCGGCCCCTTTTACAAGATCATTTTAGCCCTGGAGCCCCGTTTCACCCCTCTTGATATCGTTTTCTTCCGCATCACCTTCACTTCTCTCATAGTATTTTTAGCAAAAGCTTTGAGGGGGAATTTTTCGTTAACGAAAAGTGATTGGGCTCTTTTTCTAAGTTATGCTTTGATAGGGGTAGCTCTCTTTTACACTGTTTACGCCTACGCCATAGATGCCATCGGAGTGGGAATGGCAGCTATCCTGATGTATACTGCGCCGGCCTGGGTTGCCCTAATATCCCATTTCCTCTTTGGGGAGAAGCTTACAGTCTTCAAGGTAGCGGCCGTAATTCTTACCTTCACCGGAAGTGCACTGGTGGCGAAGGTTTACAGGCCGGAGACCTTGAGGTTCAACCTTTACGGAGTTCTTTTAGGCCTCGGAGCTGGCCTCACTTACAGTTTCTACAATATCTTTAACAAGCTGGCGGTGCAGCGCCACAGCCCTCTGGATACCCTCATGTATTCCATGGGGCTGGGGGCCCTTTTTCTTCTACCCTTGAGTTTTAAAAACATCGCGCTGCCCTTTTATGATTTCCGTCTTCTCCTCTGGCTTTTAGCTTTGAGCATAATCCCCTCTCTGGGGGGTGGTTTCTGCTATATAACAGCACTGCGCTATATCCCAGTAAGCGTGGCCAGCATAATGGCCAACCTTGAACCCTTAGCAGCAGCAGCCATGGGTGCCATCCTCTTTGGGGAGAGAATGGAGTGGCCTCAGATGCTGGGGGCTTCTTTGATAATCGGTGGGATTTTGGTCCTTCAAGTCAGAAGGAAGTGAGGTAAAATTATTAGGAGGGGGTGATCGGAATGGTTAAACTCATTTACCGGGATAGAGAGTGGGAGGTAAGGCCCGGTATAACCGTTAAGAAGGCCGTAGAGGAAGCTGGCTTGCTCATAGAGGCAGTGATTCCAGTAAAAGATGGGAAGCTCATAACCGAAGACACAGTCCTCAAGGATGGCGATGTAGTCAAGCTTATAGCGGTAATTTCTGGGGGATAGGAAAAACCTCTGCGATATCCCCCAGGGAAGGTTTACCGGCGAGTGTGATCTGAGGTTATGGCAATCCCTGTGCTTACAGGGGTAAAGGTAATTTCTTTTCCAGCGTTGGTGTTTTTGGAGGATAGAGATGCGGTGTCGTAAATGTGGAAAAGAAGCAGTCATCAATATGCGTCAGCATAAACTGGCTCTCTGCCGCGACCATTTCATCGAGTGGTTTGTGGAGCGGACTGAAAGGACCATAAAACTTTACAGGATGTTCCGGCGAGAAGATAAAGTTTTAGTGGCCGTTTCCGGTGGTAAAGATAGTTTATCCCTGTGGGATGTTCTCCTGCGGCTGGGCTACAAGGCCGATGGGATGTATATCAACCTTGGCATTGGGCATCAGGATTATTCCGAAGTTTCACTGGAGAAGGTGAAGAAATTCGCCTCGGCGCATCCTGAAGCCGAACTTCACATTGTGGATGTGAAAGCTCTTTATGGACGGAGCATCCCGGAATTCGCCAGGGAATCATGGCGAGGTCAGAGGGTGTGCGCTCTGTGCGGTCTGGTAAAGCGGCACGAGATGAACCGTGTTGCTCTGGAAGGAAACTACTATGCCATCGCAACCGGTCATAACCTTGACGATGAGGCTGCTGCCCTTCTTGGGAACGTTCTGCGCTGGCATACAGGTTACCTGGCTCGTCAAGGACCGGTTTTACCTTCTGACTATCCGGGTCTGGCCCGGAAGGTCAAGCCCTTCTGCCGGATGTACGAAAGGGAAACAGCTGCTTATGCTCTCCTCATGGGTATTGATTACATTTACGACGAATGTCCCTATGCTGTTGGTTCTACCTCAATTTTTTACAAGGGTCTTCTGAATCAGCTGGAAAAAAACTCCCCAGGGAGCAAACTCAGTTTTTACCTATCCTTCCTTCAGGCCAAAGAAGAGGGTAGAATTCGGTTTAGAGAAGAGGAAGCCCTTCCTCTTCACCCATGCCAGAGGTGTGGGCAACCCACTACTGCCCCTGGTTACTGTGCCTTTTGTCGCCTGGTCTACAAACTCCCGAAGGAAGCAGCAAAAGTTCCAGTGGAGGAAGAGGCCTTTTAGGTTCAGCGCACGTAAAACTTTCCCAAATAGATTGTATCTCCCGACTGAAGAACAGGGAGAAAATTGCTTGTTTTTCCCATCACAAGCATGCCGAAAGGGCCGGTTTCTTGAGGCTTAAAGCTTTCCATGGTAGAATATCTTGCGTTTATTTAAAAGCGGGGAGGTTGGGAATGTTGGAGAAACTGCTGGATAAACTGGAGAAAGCCGAAAGGCGCTACGAGGAGCTGAATGAGCTTATGAGTTCGCCCGAGACCATAGCGAACCCTGAGAAGATGGCAGAGTACGCTCAGGAGCAGGCAGAGCTGGAGGAGCTTGTCCAAGCTTACAGGGATTATAGGAGGCTTAGAAAGCAACTTGAAGAAGCGAAAACCCTTCTGGAGGAAAGTGAAGACGAAGAGCTGAAAGAACTCGCTAAGCTTGAAGTGAAGGAGCTGGAAGAAAAGATTGAGGCGATGGAAAAGCGCCTCAAAACACTTCTTATCCCCAGGGATTCAAGGGACGAAAAGGATGTAATCGTGGAGATAAGGGCAGGGGCAGGTGGGGAAGAAGCCGCCCTCTTCGCTGCCGACCTTTTCAGGATGTATAGCCGTTATGCCGAAAAGCAGGGCTGGGATGTGGAAATCCTCAGCTTCCATGATACTGGCCTCGGAGGTTTTAAGGAAATAGTATTCCAGGTGAAAGGCAGAGGAGCTTACTCCCGCCTCAAGTACGAAAGCGGAGTCCACAGGGTTCAAAGGGTTCCCATCACTGAGGCCAGCGGCCGTATCCATACTTCCACCGCTACTGTGGCGGTTCTCCCCCAGGTTGATGATGTGGAAGTCCACATAAACCCTGACGACCTTCAGATTGATGTATATAGGTCATCGGGACCCGGCGGACAGCACATGCAGAAAAACGCCACCGCTGTCCGCATCACTCATATCCCCACAGGGATAACCGTTACCTGCGAGAGTGAGCGCTCTCAGCATCAGAATAAAGAACGGGCCCTGGCCATCCTTCGGGCTAAACTTTATGAGATGGAACAGCGCAAGGTGAAGGAACAAATTGACCAGGAGCGCCGCAAGCAAGTTGGGACAGGAGAGCGCAGTGAAAAGATCCGAACCTATAATTTTCCCCAGAACAGAGTCACAGACCACCGCATCGGCTTCACTTCCTACAGGCTTGAGGAAGTCCTGGATGGAGAGCTTGATGAATTCATAGATGCCCTCGCCGCTGAAGAGCAAGCCCGTATGCTTGAGGAACTGGCCTCCTGAGGCTCTATCGCTTTTGAGCTATAGCCTCCCTGGCCATAGTTATAAACTCATCTATTCCCTTTGGCCCCAAGTCCTCCCCTGAGCGGAGTCTAACGGCTACTTTTTCCTCCTTTACCTCACGGTCACCGACAATAAGCATATAGGGGATTTTCTCCAGCTGGGCCTGGCGGATTTTGGCCTGCATTCTTTCAGGGCCATCATCTACCTCTACCCGGAGCCCTTCTTCCCGAAGGCGAGCAGCCACTTTATGAGCGTAATCGTTGTGGCGCTCGGTTATGGGGATAATACGCACCTGCACAGGGGAAAGCCACACCGGGAAGGCTCCAGCATAATGTTCAATAAGGACTCCGAGGAATCGTTCCATAGAGCCCAGGAGGGCCCGGTGTACCATGTAGGGTCTATGCTCTTTCCCATCCGGACCGACGTAGGTTAAATCAAAGCGTTCCGGAATGTTGAAATCAAACTGAATGGTAGTGCATTGCCAGGCTCGTCCCAGAGCATCTTTTATCTTTATATCAATTTTGGGGCCATAGAATACCGCCTCCCCTTCCTCTCTCCGGTAGGATAGCCCTTTTTTCTCCAGAGCTTTGATGAGAGCGCTTTCGGCCATCTCCCACATTTCATCGGTCCCGATATACTTTTCGGGGTGCTGTGGATCCCGGACCGAAAGGGCTATGTCGTACTCGCGGAAACCGAAAGCTCCCAAAAGGCGCATTGTCAGGTCAAGGCATCCGAGGATTTCATCCTCAATTTGTTCTGGGGTGCAGAATATATGGGCATCGTCCTGGGTAAAACCTCGCACTCTAAGGAGGCCATGGAGGACTCCTGAGCGTTCATATCGGTAAACAGTGCCCAGTTCAGCCCAGCGTAGAGGTAATTCCCGATAGCTGCGGCGGCGAGTTTTGTAAATCATTATGTGGAAGGGGCAGTTCATGGGCTTTATGTAGTAATCATGGCCTTCAATGTCCATGGGGGAATACATGTTTTCTCGATAGAAGCTGAGGTGTCCGCTGGTTTCCCAGAGCCAGCTTTTTCCTATGTGGGGGGTAAAGACGAACTGGTATCCAGCTTTCAGATGTTCCTGACGCCAGAATTCTTCAATGAGGTATCTTATCAGTCCTCCTTTAGGATGCCAGAGGACAAGGCCTGCTCCCAGTTCCGGGTGTATGCTGAAGAGGTCCAGGTCTTTCCCCAGGCGGCGATGGTCGCGCCTCTCCACTTCTTCCAGCCAGGCCAGATACTTTTCCAAATCGTCGCGGGTGAACCAGGCAGTTCCGTAAATTCGTTGAAGCTGCGGGCGGCGCTCATCTCCCCTCCAGTATGCTCCGGCGACGCTCAGAAGTTTGAATCCATCTTCGGGTATCTGGCCAGTGTGTTCAAGGTGGGGGCCGCGGCAAAGGTCGGTAAAGGTGTCATGAGTGTAAATGGTGATCACTTCATCAGGCGGCATCTCCTGGATAAGTTCAAGTTTAAAGGGCTGATCTTTGAACAGCTCCAGGGCTTCCTCCCGCGATATTTCTTTGCGCACAAAGGGGTAGCGGCCTCTTATGATTTTACGCATTTCTTCTTCTATGGCTTTGAGATCTTCGGGGGTTAGGGCTCTTGGGAGGTCAAAGTCGTAGTAGAAGCCATTTTCAATAGCCGGGCCTATGCCGAGTTTAGCTTCTGGGAACAATTTAAGGACGGCTTCGGCCATGACGTGGGAAACAGAATGTCTGAGGGTTTCCAAGTCTTTAGGTTTCTCTTTCTCTTCCATAGGTTGCCTCCTTAATCAGGGTAATAAAAAACCTCTCGCCTTTTGGGGCGAGAGGCTTCTCTCCCGCGGTTCCACCCAAATTCTACCCCCATTAAAAGTGGGGGTAGCCCTCTTTGGCCGGTAACGGACGGCCTCCGGGGTCCCATACTGGTGAAAGGTTTAACCTTTCACGTTCCGGAACCCAGCTCGCGGGTGGTTTTCCCCGGGCCGATAGTGAG
Coding sequences within:
- a CDS encoding adenine nucleotide alpha hydrolase family protein, which encodes MRCRKCGKEAVINMRQHKLALCRDHFIEWFVERTERTIKLYRMFRREDKVLVAVSGGKDSLSLWDVLLRLGYKADGMYINLGIGHQDYSEVSLEKVKKFASAHPEAELHIVDVKALYGRSIPEFARESWRGQRVCALCGLVKRHEMNRVALEGNYYAIATGHNLDDEAAALLGNVLRWHTGYLARQGPVLPSDYPGLARKVKPFCRMYERETAAYALLMGIDYIYDECPYAVGSTSIFYKGLLNQLEKNSPGSKLSFYLSFLQAKEEGRIRFREEEALPLHPCQRCGQPTTAPGYCAFCRLVYKLPKEAAKVPVEEEAF
- the thrS gene encoding threonine--tRNA ligase, with protein sequence MEEKEKPKDLETLRHSVSHVMAEAVLKLFPEAKLGIGPAIENGFYYDFDLPRALTPEDLKAIEEEMRKIIRGRYPFVRKEISREEALELFKDQPFKLELIQEMPPDEVITIYTHDTFTDLCRGPHLEHTGQIPEDGFKLLSVAGAYWRGDERRPQLQRIYGTAWFTRDDLEKYLAWLEEVERRDHRRLGKDLDLFSIHPELGAGLVLWHPKGGLIRYLIEEFWRQEHLKAGYQFVFTPHIGKSWLWETSGHLSFYRENMYSPMDIEGHDYYIKPMNCPFHIMIYKTRRRSYRELPLRWAELGTVYRYERSGVLHGLLRVRGFTQDDAHIFCTPEQIEDEILGCLDLTMRLLGAFGFREYDIALSVRDPQHPEKYIGTDEMWEMAESALIKALEKKGLSYRREEGEAVFYGPKIDIKIKDALGRAWQCTTIQFDFNIPERFDLTYVGPDGKEHRPYMVHRALLGSMERFLGVLIEHYAGAFPVWLSPVQVRIIPITERHNDYAHKVAARLREEGLRVEVDDGPERMQAKIRQAQLEKIPYMLIVGDREVKEEKVAVRLRSGEDLGPKGIDEFITMAREAIAQKR
- a CDS encoding DUF3307 domain-containing protein; this translates as MELFLRLLLAHMLGDFVFQSAGLVALKKQGYKGLLIHAGVVTFWTFALTWGYPAKGWAIAFLLSLMHLASDWARYYWRARSPLEELASFLGDQLLHIGLIMGAMAAFGIPIPWGELAHPAALAWPLKLILALILFIFLIWVVPLLEKMVVEISPACSHSRHLIKVEPTQRFLGAVERVLALIIFIKVNPLLALLAFIPRIFTGPKRRCALYRAAVSLSITLPAASYLARF
- a CDS encoding MoaD/ThiS family protein, translated to MVKLIYRDREWEVRPGITVKKAVEEAGLLIEAVIPVKDGKLITEDTVLKDGDVVKLIAVISGG
- a CDS encoding OsmC family protein; translation: MVEGQVTWVDGLCFVGQSPSGKGIVIDGRKEVGGSELGPTPMELVLIALAGCTAMDVISILNKQRQKVTSFQVKVRAERAQEHPKVYTQFHLEYIVKGQGISEEGLKRAIQLSREKYCSVGAMLEKAAPIYTSYTIIEEG
- the prfA gene encoding peptide chain release factor 1 → MLDKLEKAERRYEELNELMSSPETIANPEKMAEYAQEQAELEELVQAYRDYRRLRKQLEEAKTLLEESEDEELKELAKLEVKELEEKIEAMEKRLKTLLIPRDSRDEKDVIVEIRAGAGGEEAALFAADLFRMYSRYAEKQGWDVEILSFHDTGLGGFKEIVFQVKGRGAYSRLKYESGVHRVQRVPITEASGRIHTSTATVAVLPQVDDVEVHINPDDLQIDVYRSSGPGGQHMQKNATAVRITHIPTGITVTCESERSQHQNKERALAILRAKLYEMEQRKVKEQIDQERRKQVGTGERSEKIRTYNFPQNRVTDHRIGFTSYRLEEVLDGELDEFIDALAAEEQARMLEELAS
- a CDS encoding DMT family transporter, which encodes MSRDLVGFALVAIAALLWATLGPFYKIILALEPRFTPLDIVFFRITFTSLIVFLAKALRGNFSLTKSDWALFLSYALIGVALFYTVYAYAIDAIGVGMAAILMYTAPAWVALISHFLFGEKLTVFKVAAVILTFTGSALVAKVYRPETLRFNLYGVLLGLGAGLTYSFYNIFNKLAVQRHSPLDTLMYSMGLGALFLLPLSFKNIALPFYDFRLLLWLLALSIIPSLGGGFCYITALRYIPVSVASIMANLEPLAAAAMGAILFGERMEWPQMLGASLIIGGILVLQVRRK